Within the Fusarium keratoplasticum isolate Fu6.1 chromosome 1, whole genome shotgun sequence genome, the region GATTGACTATTAAAGGGTATCATCTAATGTTTAAAGGAGACCGCTCGCTTTGGAGAGGTCTGAACAACCGTATCCTGGCTGCCATGCGCAGCAAGTGACGAGCTGCGAGTATGGACGAGGGAGGCAACCTCGTATCCAAATATAGCCCTGCTTTAGGTCCTGACAAGCACCAACCGCGAACTTCAATTCCTGCCGATGACCACCTTCTGAGGCAAGGCCTGGATCCCCTGTGCCTGTTGAGCTATCCTGGTATCATAAACCTTGCGGTCAATAGATCTAAAGTCAAAGACGCCTTCCAGCTCTGCCCTGATCGCCAAGAGCTGGTCCTGCGCCTTTCGAAGGTCGTCAGGCTTGTTGTCTGACATGACATGCGTCTTGACATGGAGGAACCAGCGCTTCTCCATGTCGATCGGCACAAGCGAGTCCAAGGGCGGTAGAGAATCCAACGGGGGGAATTGTTCCGTCTTTGATTCGACAGAGACATATCTGTTTTGCGGGTGAAGGAAATAAGAGCGGAAGAGACAGAACTCGACGTCGTCGCGGTAGAAGCGGTGGACCTCCTCTATGATCTCTGTCTTGAACCTGCTTCCGTTAGTTCCCAGCCGCATAGAACAGAGAGGGGGCAACTCACTGGTAATTATTGTCGCGCATTACTAGAGGCAGGTTCCTTTGATCCCAAATCTCAATCTTCTTGCGCTGGGTAAGCATGGGTCGACCATGAGGCGGCTCAGGAAAGTCGGTCCACCGCAGCATTCCAGGTGTCGCAATGAGATCCATAGGAGCCGTTTGACGCTCTTTGGCAATATCGTAACGCGCTTGGATGACGTACGACTGTCGAAGCAAGTTCTGGCTAATCTCTTTCCACAAGAAGGTGGCATCCTTGCGCATGGGCTTGTCGACATTCGCTTGGTGCGTCATGCCACCGGCTCTGGGGGGTCCGTGAAAGTAGAGCACCCGCTGGAAGCTCTCCCATGGGCGCATGCCGCAGAGGCCGCTCAGGACAGCGCATGCTGGGCCAAAGCTGCTGTCATCCACGATTGCTGTAAGGAAGACCTCGTACATGGTGACGACCAAGGGGTGCGATTGAACCCGGCTTAGGACCCCTGTCTGACCGAAATGAAGGCGCTAACAATACTGGAGCTTTATCAAAGGGGTGGAAGGTCTTAAACGCAATGCGCAGGGGCTATTAACGTGTTGCGATGGAAGTCGTTGGGATGTTGAAGAGCAATGGTTGAAGCGCCCCACTAGAGCTCCGAAAGAGCTGGTCGGCTCAGCACGTGACTACGCGTCAAGGAGGTGCTACGCGTGAACCCGAGCCTCAAGGCTTGGCGATGGATCTAAGCATCCTCCTTTAACCACAAAGAATTCTGCCTCACCAACGGACCCATCATCTACGGAACAGCCCCGTTGATCCCACAGATAAATTACATGCGGCCGATAACCTTTTTCCTGCGACCACGATGGCTTCCGGAAACTCCTCtcagaagcgcaaggccgcCGACGCTCCAGTTTCCCCGCCGATGGTCAAGCGAAAGATCCAGAGTGGAACAACCAGTGAGATGCCCCCTGGCAGGAATTATGCGGTTGGAAACTGACTCGAGGTAGAGACTGCTGTAGCTAATTTCTTCACACCGACGTCAAAGAAGCCCAAAGACCCAACGATCTGGTCCGAACGGAGTCCGAACGATGATACCCCTGCCACACTCCTCGTCGGTCGGTACGAGCCGGAGACGCCAGAAGACAGGAACATCAAGAGGAGAAAGGTTGCTGCATTTGATCTTGATTCCACCCTGATAGCTACTGCATCAGGCAAGAAGCATGCTAGCAGCGGCACAGACTGGAAGTGGTGGGATGCTAGTGTGCCTAGTCGACTTCGAGAGCTGTACCAAGATGGTTACCGAGTGGTCATTCTGTCAAACCAAGCTGGTCTGACACTGCACTTTGATCCCAAGTTCAAGGGACCCAAGGCCTCTGCGCAAAAGCGTGTCACCGAGTTCAAACAGAAGTGCAGCGCCGTCCTCAGCAACCTGAACCTTCCCACATCGGTCTACGCCGCAACCGCGCACGACATATACCGAAAACCGAGAACAGGGATGTGGACGGAACTGTgtgacgactttgacattcCGGAAGAAGAGGTAGACATCGAGAACAGCATTTTCGTCGGCGATGCGGGAGGGCGCACAGCCTCCCTGGGCAAGGGGCCAAACGGCGCAGCGACGGCCAAGGATTTCAGCTGCTCGGACAGGAACTTTGCGCACAACGTGGGAATCAAATACCAGACGCCGGAGGAGTTCTTCCTCGGAGAAAAGCCTCGGAGTTTCGCTCGAGATTTCGACTTGTCCGACCATCCTTTCGAGATATCCGAACCGGGGAATCCCGACAACGTCGTCTTTGAGAAGACTAACGACAAGGACATGGTCTTATTCTGTGGACCTCCCGGCGCGGGGAAGAGTAGCTTCTACTGGAAATACCTCAAACCTCTGGGGTACGAGAGGGTAAACCAAGACCTCCTCAAGAGTCGCGACAAGTGCGTGCAGGCGGCGAGGGAACATCTCCAAGAGGGACGGTCTGTTGCGATAGGTGCGCACTTCCCCAATTTCTCGACTGCCGTTACCCCATGCCCCATGCCACCCCTCATGACGCTAACAGGGATCGCCCAGACAATACCAACGCTGATCCCGACACCAGGACCATTT harbors:
- a CDS encoding Mediator of RNA polymerase II transcription subunit 18 — encoded protein: MYEVFLTAIVDDSSFGPACAVLSGLCGMRPWESFQRVLYFHGPPRAGGMTHQANVDKPMRKDATFLWKEISQNLLRQSYVIQARYDIAKERQTAPMDLIATPGMLRWTDFPEPPHGRPMLTQRKKIEIWDQRNLPLVMRDNNYQFKTEIIEEVHRFYRDDVEFCLFRSYFLHPQNRYVSVESKTEQFPPLDSLPPLDSLVPIDMEKRWFLHVKTHVMSDNKPDDLRKAQDQLLAIRAELEGVFDFRSIDRKVYDTRIAQQAQGIQALPQKVVIGRN